TGATTCATGCAAGAGACATCATCTTAGCCAATGATAACAAGGAGCGATTCAAGCATCTCGCCCAAAAACCTATCAAAGGACTTGTCTACTGTAGTAGATGCAAACGCATGTACCGTTCTAAAATGCACAACTCAGGAACGACATTCAAAAAAAGCATGCTGAAATGTCATACCGATAGAAACAATCCGCATAACTGTGATAATCCTTCTATTCATGAGCCGTTAGTAGAACGTGCAACACTCCATCTCATCAAAGAGCTAACCAAGACAGAAGAGATGCAACAATCGCTTTTTGCTTTTATGGAAAAATCACTACAACAAATTAATTCTCATGAACCATTGAAAAAACTCAAAGAAAAAAGTATTGATCTAGCCAATGAACTCAAAAAACACGTTAGAAGTAAAATTCGTTCAGGAATGTCTGATGAGGAATACGACAGAATCTACAGTGAAATCGAAGGTGAACTAGAACAATGTGAAATTGACATCGTAAATCTTAGAAATGAAATCAACCGAGAACTACTAACTAGAAGACGATTATATGCGTTAACGAACTTTATTGAATCCAACTATGAAGATAAACGCATCATCAAGAGCTTCTTTGGAATGATTCTTGTCGATGGCAAAAATCACCTAAAATATATCTTAGATGACACGTTTTCAATTATCGATGATTTACATGAAAAAATAGATATTATTAACAAATGCAAGCCCTTCATAAAGGGCAAATATTATGATGAGACAACAAATAATACAGTAACCTATGAGGTAATTAAATATGAAGGACATTAAAGTTATTGAATCCAATCAATCAAGAGGACATAAACATATTATTAAACGGGTCGCAGCGTATGCTCGAGTATCCACCAAACAAGAAATGCAAGAATCATCTTTAGATCTTCAAGTTAGGCACTATGCTAAAGAAATCATTTTCAACCCAGATTATATTTTTGCTGGGATTTATTATGACCATGGAAAAAGTGGCACCTCAATGATCAAACGAGATGGTTTACAAGCGTTATTAAAAAAAGCATATGCTGGACATATTGATCTTGTGTTAGTTAAATCGTTATCACGCTTTGCGAGAAATACGATTGATGCGTTAAACGTTATCAGAGAAACAAGAAAACTAGGCGTTGAGTTCTTCTTTGAAAAAGAAAACCTATATTCATCAGACAGTACCATTGATATGATTCTTACCATGATGGCAGGGCTTGCTGAAGCAGAGTCTCAACAAATATCATCGAATATACGCTGGGGACACAGAAGTCGTGCAAAAAATGGAAAAGTTCATATATACCCTACATTTGGATATGACATCACCAAAGATAGAAAATTCGTTATTAATGAAGCTCAAGCAAAAGCTGTTCGAAGTATCTATCAAATGTATCTTGAAGGTAAAAAAATAAATGAGATCCTTATTTACTTACAAGACCAGGGTTTTAAAACAAGTAAGGATAAGGGATTCGATAATTATCAACAAATACGAAATATCTTATGCAATGAAAAATACATTGGTAAAGTAACCTATGGTAAAAGCTTTACTAAAATCGATGGACGAGAAAAAAAGGTTGTTATCAACAATGGAGAACAACCTAAATACATCATCAATAATCACCATGAACCGATCATTGATATAGAAACCTATAATAAAGTCCAATCAATGTTTAAACAGCAAAGAGAAAAAAGGGCAAAGACTCAAAAAGCAGACTACAGTAATTATGAAAAGTTCGCATATTCTGTTCGACACGAAGCTTACTTGCAACGCAAACAAAAAGGGGTTGTAGATGATGAAGGTAGTGAACCTACACCTTATTTCTGTAAATCGCAGGTCCCTGGTTTTTATGCTAAACACGCATCAAAGGTCCTCTTCCGTACTTTAAACGCACTGTCGCGAAAATTTGGCCGTATGGAAGCATTATTTGACGCCCAGGTTGATGACATACTCTCTAAACAGAAACTGTCAAAGAAACTAAGTAAACAAGAAAAAGTACTTGAAGATTATATGAGACAATATTACAAGTTAGAACGAAAAGCTACAAAAGATAAAAAGGATCGAATGATGCTTTATGAGCTAGAAACGCTTATCATTCAGGAAAGTATGAATTATACGGCATTAGAAGATGAATACAACTCCATTGAAGAACACTTTAGTCATGCACAAAACATAAAAAAACATATCAACGAACTGAAATATCCAACTGAAGCTTTAACGCCAGAGAATGTGAATGACATCTTTGAAGGGTTCCTTATTGAAGATTATGATAGATACATTGCATTCATTAATATATCTAATAAAGAACTCACTCCGGAATCAATGAAAAATGCAGTAACGAATCCGCCACTGCATACAGGTGCTTTTCAAACCACAGGTGCTTATAAATCCGCTGGACAATATGATGTAGAAATAAAGTGGAGCATCATTCTAATGTAAACATAAGAAATAAAAGTTGCTATGACAAACAACAAAAAAACTCATATCTAAGCTAAAGGGTAGGAATTTCCTACCCTTTTTGCTGCATTTAACTAAAAATACATCCTTGATTTCATAACGTTTCATAGCCATGACTATGCAACCGACAGTCCAAACTAATGGGTCACCGTGGTAATTATATGAGTAATTTTCCATATTAAGATCTTTTATCTTTTGATACTTAATGGATATGGTTTATTTTTATATGCACATACGGATCAGACATTGGAATATTCCTTTTTTATCGCATATATTGCTACATCATAATCAATATCGCCTCGTGCATAAAGTGAAATAATTTTATTAAACTTTTTAGGAAATGTTTTCCCACCAGTTAAGTTTAACGCTTCTGCTAGATCTTTTGTCTTATTATGTATATTGTTTTTAGGTATTTTAACTTCAAAAGGTATCCCTTTTTTTAATCTAATCTGATTTAAATATAAATCAATTGCTGTAGACATGTTAATGCCTAATGAATCTAGAATTTCATCGACTTCTTCTTTGGTTTTTTCTTCAACACTCACATTGATATGTGCATTTTTATTCATGATATCATGTGTATATTGGAACACATTTGTGTTACATAAACAATGATAGCATTTCACTTTTTACATTTAAAATTTCAAAAAATTATACCACTATAGTTTCCAATAACTTTTGTGTATACACTAATTCTCTAAATATTTTCAAGATGCAATACAATATTTTCAATGCAATTTTACTATTTTATTATATTTTGTGAAATTACACGGTTAATCTATTACAAAAGAAATGAAAAATGCAGTAGCAAATCAGCCACTGCATTCTTTCACTTGCTATACCGATGGTAAAATCAATATCACAAAAGCATTTCTAAATATTCTTTCATTTTTACAACCGGTTGATGAACTTCTTTCCAATGATTTGTTCCAACAAAAGCATTATTTAAACTATTTGCGATATCAGGTTGAAACAATTGATTATAAAGTCTGTCTTCACAAATCCACCATGAATAATACCTAATTCAAATGTATCTGAACTATATGTATTTTCTAATAACTTTAATTCTTATCTCTACCCAAAAACACCATATTGCACCTCCACATCTAACAAAACATTACTGAATTATGTTTCACTGAAGCATGTTTCACTATTATTTCATCATGTTGTTTAAGATTTGTGAACCCCCATAACAATAATACCTGTCCTTGAAGTCTTTTACTTGTTTATATTTTTCTTTCAATATATTTGATTTCTTGATCTGTAAGTGCTTTTTTCTCTTCGTAACAGCGCTTATAGATTTGTGGAATCACTTGCAACCTTTCATTCATTTCATCTTTTTCAAACAATGAAAAATTAAAATCTTCGATGCCTAACCAATCTCTATATTCTTGAAATGATTTGGATTTCTTACTCTTAAATGCTTTGATGATATCATTTAATCTCCAAACACCACCACAGTCTTCAATTATACCAAAACCTTCTCCTTCTAATACAATTGGTGACATATTTGAATCATCTGTATCAAATATATCCTTAAGTTTAATGTCAATAAACCAATCATCCCCGAAATCATACCATAATTCCATTCTTTCACCAATCTCAGAAATTGCATATTTCAATGATTCTTTAGTGACATTAAATATGATATCATTTTCTCTTTTAGAAAAGTCATCAATCATATCGAGTAGTTCATATCGATATCTTATCTTAGGAAGTTCAGGATGTTCCTTCAGAAATGCTTTTTCATCAAATGCATCTCCTGATACTTTTTTATTTTTCTCTACTTGCATTTTTCCTACAGGAACATTGACTTTGAATAGATGACTTGCTTGCATCTCAAACAAAGGAAGCAGTATATATACAAACTCTGCAACCGTCATTCTTTGACGCACTTGAATAGTCCTCCAAATTTTAGGACTGGAATCTCTTAACTCTACGTAAAACTGATATATCTTTGCCATAATATCACAACTCCTTATAAGTAGTAACAATTTCTTCT
The sequence above is drawn from the Mariniplasma anaerobium genome and encodes:
- a CDS encoding plasmid pRiA4b ORF-3 family protein encodes the protein MAKIYQFYVELRDSSPKIWRTIQVRQRMTVAEFVYILLPLFEMQASHLFKVNVPVGKMQVEKNKKVSGDAFDEKAFLKEHPELPKIRYRYELLDMIDDFSKRENDIIFNVTKESLKYAISEIGERMELWYDFGDDWFIDIKLKDIFDTDDSNMSPIVLEGEGFGIIEDCGGVWRLNDIIKAFKSKKSKSFQEYRDWLGIEDFNFSLFEKDEMNERLQVIPQIYKRCYEEKKALTDQEIKYIERKI
- a CDS encoding type II toxin-antitoxin system RelB/DinJ family antitoxin: MNKNAHINVSVEEKTKEEVDEILDSLGINMSTAIDLYLNQIRLKKGIPFEVKIPKNNIHNKTKDLAEALNLTGGKTFPKKFNKIISLYARGDIDYDVAIYAIKKEYSNV
- a CDS encoding recombinase family protein, which translates into the protein MKDIKVIESNQSRGHKHIIKRVAAYARVSTKQEMQESSLDLQVRHYAKEIIFNPDYIFAGIYYDHGKSGTSMIKRDGLQALLKKAYAGHIDLVLVKSLSRFARNTIDALNVIRETRKLGVEFFFEKENLYSSDSTIDMILTMMAGLAEAESQQISSNIRWGHRSRAKNGKVHIYPTFGYDITKDRKFVINEAQAKAVRSIYQMYLEGKKINEILIYLQDQGFKTSKDKGFDNYQQIRNILCNEKYIGKVTYGKSFTKIDGREKKVVINNGEQPKYIINNHHEPIIDIETYNKVQSMFKQQREKRAKTQKADYSNYEKFAYSVRHEAYLQRKQKGVVDDEGSEPTPYFCKSQVPGFYAKHASKVLFRTLNALSRKFGRMEALFDAQVDDILSKQKLSKKLSKQEKVLEDYMRQYYKLERKATKDKKDRMMLYELETLIIQESMNYTALEDEYNSIEEHFSHAQNIKKHINELKYPTEALTPENVNDIFEGFLIEDYDRYIAFINISNKELTPESMKNAVTNPPLHTGAFQTTGAYKSAGQYDVEIKWSIILM